The following proteins come from a genomic window of Bradyrhizobium paxllaeri:
- a CDS encoding vWA domain-containing protein, translating into MFLQFFTSLRDAQVPVTLREYLTLMEALDADLADQTVENFYYLSRAALVKDERNLDKFDRVFGTVFKGLESLLDAMDKAEIPEEWLKKLAEKYLTEEEKKQIEAMGWDKLMETLRKRLEEQKGRHQGGNKWIGTAGTSPFGAHGYNPEGVRIGQEKNRNNRAVKVWDKREFKDLDGNVELGIRNIKVALRRLRKFARTGAPDELDLDTTIRETANHGYLDVVMRPERRNAVKVLVFFDIGGSMDSHIEQVEELFSAAKSEFKHMEYFYFHNCLYEGVWKQNKRRFTDRTPTWDVLHKYPHDYKVVFVGDASMSPYEIMVPGGSVEHVNEEAGSVWLERVTRTYPHTVWLNPVAQKHWDYSESTTIIRRLLSGRMYPITIEGLEGAMKELVR; encoded by the coding sequence ATGTTCCTGCAATTCTTCACATCGCTCCGCGACGCCCAGGTCCCCGTGACCTTGCGCGAATATCTGACGCTGATGGAGGCGCTCGACGCCGACCTCGCCGACCAGACGGTGGAGAATTTCTATTACCTCTCCCGCGCCGCGCTGGTGAAGGACGAGCGCAACCTCGACAAGTTCGACCGCGTCTTCGGCACCGTGTTCAAGGGGCTGGAAAGCCTGCTCGACGCCATGGACAAGGCCGAGATCCCCGAGGAGTGGCTGAAGAAGCTCGCGGAAAAATACCTCACCGAGGAAGAGAAGAAGCAGATCGAAGCCATGGGCTGGGACAAGCTCATGGAGACGCTTCGCAAGCGCCTTGAAGAACAGAAGGGCCGTCACCAGGGCGGCAACAAGTGGATCGGCACCGCCGGCACCTCGCCGTTCGGCGCCCATGGCTACAACCCGGAAGGCGTCCGGATCGGTCAGGAGAAGAACCGCAACAACCGCGCCGTGAAGGTGTGGGACAAGCGCGAGTTCAAGGATCTCGACGGCAATGTCGAGCTCGGCATCCGCAACATCAAGGTCGCGCTGCGGCGCCTGCGCAAATTCGCCCGCACCGGCGCGCCCGACGAACTCGATCTCGACACCACGATTCGCGAGACCGCCAACCACGGCTATCTCGACGTCGTCATGCGCCCCGAGCGTCGCAACGCGGTCAAGGTGCTGGTGTTCTTCGACATCGGCGGCTCGATGGATTCGCATATCGAGCAGGTCGAGGAATTGTTCTCGGCGGCGAAGTCCGAGTTCAAGCACATGGAGTATTTCTACTTCCACAACTGCCTCTATGAGGGCGTCTGGAAGCAGAACAAGCGCCGCTTCACCGATCGCACGCCGACCTGGGACGTGCTGCATAAGTATCCGCACGACTACAAGGTGGTGTTCGTCGGCGACGCCTCGATGTCGCCGTACGAGATCATGGTGCCGGGCGGCTCGGTCGAGCACGTCAACGAGGAGGCCGGATCGGTCTGGCTGGAACGCGTCACGCGCACCTATCCGCACACGGTGTGGCTCAATCCGGTGGCGCAGAAGCACTGGGACTATTCGGAATCCACCACCATCATCCGCCGGCTGCTTTCGGGCCGCATGTACCCGATCACGATCGAAGGCCTCGAAGGCGCGATGAAGGAATTGGTGCGGTAG
- a CDS encoding rhodanese-like domain-containing protein — protein MPQTIHRGIKSLIDEANAAIETVSAADAIKAAQDPNVVIVDIRDPREIEREGKIPGAFSCTRGMLEFWIDPQSPYAKPIFQEDKKFIFHCAGGLRSALAAKTAQDMGLKPVAHMGGGFAAWRDAGGPIEKWEPKKKG, from the coding sequence ATGCCCCAGACCATCCACCGCGGCATCAAATCCCTGATCGACGAAGCCAACGCCGCGATCGAAACCGTCAGCGCCGCTGACGCCATCAAGGCCGCACAGGACCCGAACGTCGTGATCGTCGATATCAGAGACCCCCGCGAGATCGAGCGCGAGGGCAAGATCCCCGGCGCCTTCTCCTGCACCCGCGGCATGCTGGAATTCTGGATCGATCCGCAAAGCCCTTACGCCAAGCCGATCTTCCAGGAGGACAAGAAGTTCATCTTCCACTGCGCCGGCGGCCTGCGCTCGGCGCTCGCCGCCAAGACCGCGCAAGACATGGGCCTGAAGCCGGTCGCCCATATGGGCGGCGGTTTCGCCGCCTGGCGCGACGCCGGCGGCCCGATCGAGAAGTGGGAGCCGAAGAAGAAGGGGTAA
- the sseA gene encoding 3-mercaptopyruvate sulfurtransferase has product MPATTDPLVSTEWLAAHIGDANVKVIDASFKMPGVLPLPKDDYLASHIPGAVFFDVDAVSDHSNPLPHMFPSAEQFGGDVGTLGIGNDDIVVVYDSGGWVAAPRVWWMFLSFGKEVRILDGGLKKWVAEGRKVEKGEVAPKPSTFRATFDARRVRSMEQLVANLSSRAEQVIDARTNERYQGKVAEPRPGLRSGHIPGSFSLPYNNLFDAATGTMKPLDALRAAFAGAGVKLDAPIVTSCGSGVSAAVLTLALYRLGVENPALYDGSWTEWGAADGPPVATGPA; this is encoded by the coding sequence ATGCCCGCCACCACCGACCCGCTCGTCTCCACCGAATGGCTCGCCGCGCACATCGGCGATGCCAACGTCAAGGTGATCGATGCCTCGTTCAAGATGCCGGGCGTGCTGCCGCTGCCGAAGGACGACTATCTCGCGTCGCACATTCCAGGCGCGGTGTTCTTCGATGTCGACGCGGTATCCGATCATTCCAACCCGTTGCCGCACATGTTTCCCTCGGCCGAGCAATTCGGCGGCGATGTCGGCACGCTGGGGATCGGCAATGATGACATTGTCGTGGTCTACGATTCCGGCGGCTGGGTCGCCGCACCGCGGGTGTGGTGGATGTTCCTGTCGTTCGGCAAGGAGGTGCGCATCCTCGATGGCGGCCTGAAGAAGTGGGTCGCGGAAGGCCGCAAGGTCGAGAAGGGCGAGGTCGCGCCAAAACCTTCGACGTTCAGGGCGACCTTCGATGCACGCCGCGTACGCAGCATGGAGCAGCTCGTTGCCAATCTCTCAAGCCGCGCCGAGCAGGTGATCGATGCCCGCACCAACGAGCGCTATCAGGGCAAGGTCGCCGAGCCGCGGCCGGGGCTGCGTTCCGGCCACATCCCCGGCAGCTTCAGCCTGCCCTACAACAATCTGTTCGATGCTGCGACCGGCACGATGAAACCGCTCGATGCGTTGCGGGCGGCTTTCGCCGGCGCCGGCGTGAAGCTGGATGCGCCCATCGTCACGAGCTGCGGGTCCGGCGTCAGCGCCGCCGTGCTGACGCTGGCGCTCTATCGCCTCGGCGTCGAGAACCCGGCGCTCTATGACGGCTCGTGGACGGAGTGGGGCGCCGCCGACGGCCCGCCGGTCGCGACCGGCCCGGCCTGA
- a CDS encoding L,D-transpeptidase family protein encodes MMNNRILTICAAIAAAMAGTSLAHAQGYPSGQGQVYQGQSYSTAPGQYVPGGYAAQEGRGSSAPDFDALDDDDEAPNAQSSAALPPPGPVLSPSDPRYGRPAGAPVYSDRGAPAPTGPILSPDDPRYGRPATAAAPTGPVLSPDDPRYGRPAGPPPVIYADRPPASQQQVYSDRGDSRIPGAGIVYPNDDRAGLRPPGAIGAAPAQAPAATGALPQQPAIGADGKPVQVAALPPEEQPEVGPAQLPPHLRRQEVSFATKEPAGTIVVDTANTHLYYVLGGGRAIRYGVRVGRDGFTWNGVQKISRKAEWPDWHPPTEMIERQPYLPRFMAGGPGNPLGARAMYLGSTVYRIHGTNQPSTIGKFVSSGCIGMLNEDVSDLFERAKVGTRVVVMPGSPPPANTASAAPPPAAGPAAAGPAAAAPGPAQAQLAPVPGTQQTVVPPLPAPVTIR; translated from the coding sequence ATGATGAATAACCGCATTCTGACGATTTGTGCCGCCATCGCCGCTGCCATGGCGGGAACCTCGCTGGCCCATGCGCAGGGCTATCCGTCAGGTCAAGGCCAAGTCTACCAAGGCCAATCCTATTCGACAGCTCCGGGACAGTACGTGCCCGGCGGCTACGCGGCCCAGGAAGGCCGTGGCTCCAGCGCGCCTGATTTCGATGCGCTGGATGATGATGACGAGGCGCCGAACGCGCAGAGTTCTGCCGCGTTGCCGCCGCCCGGTCCGGTACTGTCGCCCAGCGACCCCCGTTATGGTCGGCCCGCCGGTGCGCCGGTTTACTCGGACCGTGGCGCCCCGGCGCCCACGGGCCCGATCCTTTCCCCTGACGATCCGCGCTATGGCCGCCCGGCCACCGCTGCCGCGCCCACCGGTCCGGTCCTTTCGCCCGATGATCCGCGTTATGGCCGCCCGGCCGGTCCGCCGCCGGTGATCTATGCCGACCGCCCGCCCGCTTCGCAGCAGCAGGTCTATTCGGATCGCGGTGACAGCCGTATTCCCGGCGCCGGCATCGTCTATCCGAACGACGACCGCGCGGGCCTGCGCCCGCCGGGGGCTATCGGCGCCGCACCGGCCCAGGCGCCCGCAGCTACCGGTGCGCTCCCGCAGCAACCCGCCATCGGCGCCGACGGCAAGCCGGTGCAAGTCGCCGCGCTGCCGCCGGAAGAGCAGCCGGAAGTCGGTCCGGCGCAACTTCCGCCGCATCTGCGCCGCCAGGAAGTGTCCTTCGCGACCAAGGAGCCTGCGGGCACCATCGTCGTCGATACCGCCAATACCCATCTCTACTACGTGCTCGGTGGCGGCCGCGCGATCCGCTACGGCGTCCGTGTCGGCCGCGACGGGTTCACCTGGAACGGCGTGCAGAAGATCAGCCGCAAGGCCGAGTGGCCGGACTGGCATCCGCCGACCGAGATGATCGAGCGCCAGCCCTATCTGCCGCGCTTCATGGCCGGCGGCCCCGGCAATCCGCTCGGCGCCCGCGCGATGTATCTCGGTTCGACCGTGTACCGCATCCACGGCACCAACCAGCCGTCGACGATCGGCAAGTTCGTCTCCTCGGGCTGCATCGGCATGCTGAACGAGGACGTCTCCGACCTGTTCGAACGCGCCAAGGTCGGCACCCGCGTGGTGGTGATGCCCGGCAGCCCGCCGCCCGCCAACACTGCATCCGCTGCGCCGCCGCCCGCCGCGGGCCCGGCTGCCGCCGGCCCCGCTGCTGCCGCCCCCGGACCGGCGCAGGCCCAGCTGGCACCGGTTCCCGGCACACAGCAGACGGTCGTTCCGCCGCTGCCCGCACCGGTTACGATTCGCTGA
- a CDS encoding NAD-dependent epimerase/dehydratase family protein, with product MRILVAGATGAVGIQLVPQLIAAGHSVVGTTRMAAKVELIRRMGAEPAIADGLDAPAIRAAVIAAKPEIIIDQMTDLAGVTDLRHFDRAFATTNKLRTQGTDFLLAAAREAGARRFIAQSFCGWTYGRGGEAIKTEADALDPDPPEELRRTLEAIQYLEGAVAGSANLEGIVLRYGSFYGPDTGMLSCAMIDQVRHRRVPLIGGGGGRWSFIHVEDAAAATVAAVEHGKPGEIYNIVDDDPAPVSEWLPALATLLGARPPIRVPAWLGRLFAGEHLVSMMTEVRAGSNAKARRELDWQPAHPSWRQGFAEVASGATAQHAA from the coding sequence ATGCGAATTCTTGTTGCGGGCGCCACCGGCGCCGTCGGCATCCAGCTTGTTCCGCAGCTGATAGCAGCCGGTCATTCCGTTGTCGGTACGACGCGAATGGCAGCGAAGGTCGAACTCATCAGGCGGATGGGTGCGGAACCTGCGATCGCCGATGGGCTCGACGCGCCGGCTATTCGCGCTGCCGTGATCGCGGCGAAGCCCGAAATCATCATCGATCAGATGACCGATCTCGCCGGGGTCACGGATCTCAGGCATTTCGATCGCGCCTTCGCCACCACCAACAAGTTGCGCACGCAAGGCACCGACTTCCTCCTGGCGGCCGCACGGGAAGCCGGCGCGAGGCGCTTCATCGCGCAGAGCTTCTGCGGCTGGACCTACGGCCGCGGCGGCGAAGCGATCAAGACGGAGGCCGATGCGCTGGACCCCGATCCGCCGGAGGAACTGCGCCGCACGCTGGAAGCGATTCAGTATCTGGAGGGCGCCGTTGCCGGCTCGGCAAACCTGGAAGGGATCGTCTTGCGATATGGATCGTTCTACGGCCCGGACACCGGCATGCTCTCGTGCGCGATGATCGATCAAGTGCGCCACCGCCGCGTGCCGCTGATCGGCGGCGGTGGCGGACGGTGGTCGTTCATCCATGTCGAGGATGCGGCTGCCGCGACCGTTGCCGCCGTCGAGCACGGCAAGCCAGGCGAAATCTACAACATCGTCGACGATGACCCGGCGCCGGTCAGCGAATGGCTGCCCGCACTTGCCACCTTGCTCGGTGCCAGGCCGCCGATACGCGTGCCGGCCTGGCTAGGCCGGCTGTTCGCCGGCGAGCACCTGGTTTCGATGATGACCGAGGTGCGGGCAGGCTCCAACGCCAAGGCCAGGCGCGAGCTGGACTGGCAGCCGGCGCATCCATCGTGGCGTCAGGGATTTGCGGAGGTCGCCAGCGGCGCAACCGCGCAGCACGCAGCCTGA
- a CDS encoding D-2-hydroxyacid dehydrogenase family protein → MTRLRCAILDDYLNVALSVADWSKVGDRVDITVFNQPFATAEAAASALKDFEIICAMRERTPFPRTMFAALPNLKLLITSGLRNAAIDMEAAKDHKVTLCGTQWGRDPTAPLTMGLILELTRNIGRENARMHAGEPLQAHVGMEIEGRTLGVIGLGKLGTKVSKLAQAFGMHVIAWSPNLTPEKCKEVGVTYVSKDELFSTADIVTIHVVLSQRSRGLVGAAELARMKPTAYLVNTARGPIVDEGALLEALTHKKIAGAGVDVFAVEPLPVDHPYRKLDNMVLTPHLGYVTEDSFRNHYQQMVEGIDAWFKGEPKQRLA, encoded by the coding sequence ATGACGCGGCTGCGCTGTGCAATCCTCGACGACTATCTCAATGTGGCGCTTTCGGTCGCCGACTGGTCCAAGGTCGGGGATCGGGTCGATATCACCGTGTTCAACCAGCCGTTTGCGACCGCGGAAGCCGCGGCCAGCGCGCTGAAGGATTTTGAGATCATCTGCGCGATGCGCGAGCGCACCCCGTTTCCGCGCACCATGTTTGCCGCGCTGCCCAATCTGAAGCTGCTGATCACCTCGGGCCTGCGCAATGCCGCCATCGATATGGAGGCCGCCAAGGACCACAAGGTCACTCTGTGCGGCACGCAATGGGGCCGCGACCCGACCGCGCCGCTGACCATGGGCCTGATCCTGGAACTGACCCGCAATATCGGCCGCGAGAACGCCCGCATGCATGCCGGGGAGCCCCTGCAGGCCCATGTCGGCATGGAGATCGAGGGCCGCACGCTCGGCGTCATCGGTCTCGGCAAGCTCGGCACCAAAGTGTCGAAACTGGCGCAGGCTTTCGGCATGCACGTGATCGCCTGGAGCCCGAACCTGACGCCGGAGAAGTGCAAGGAAGTCGGCGTCACCTATGTGAGCAAGGACGAGCTGTTCTCGACCGCCGACATCGTCACCATCCATGTGGTGCTGAGCCAGCGCTCGCGCGGGCTGGTCGGGGCCGCCGAGCTGGCGCGGATGAAGCCGACCGCCTACCTCGTCAACACCGCACGCGGGCCGATCGTCGACGAAGGCGCGCTGTTGGAAGCGCTGACGCACAAGAAGATCGCCGGCGCCGGCGTCGACGTGTTCGCAGTCGAGCCGCTGCCGGTCGACCATCCCTACCGCAAGCTCGACAACATGGTGCTGACGCCGCATCTCGGCTACGTCACCGAGGACAGCTTCCGCAACCACTACCAGCAGATGGTCGAGGGCATCGACGCCTGGTTCAAGGGCGAGCCGAAGCAGCGGCTGGCCTAG
- the ettA gene encoding energy-dependent translational throttle protein EttA yields the protein MARQFVYFMQGLTKSYPTRKVLDNIHLSFYPDAKIGVLGVNGSGKSTLLKIMAGLDKEYTGEAWVAEGARVGYLEQEPHLDPALNVRENVMQGVAKQKAILDRYNELAMNYSDETADEMTKLQDEIEAQGLWDLDSKVDQAMDALRCPPDDADVTKLSGGERRRVALCRLLLDQPELLLLDEPTNHLDAESVSWLEGHLRNYPGAILIVTHDRYFLDNVTGWILELDRGRGIPYEGNYSSWLVQKQKRLEQEGREEAAHQKTLAREQEWIASSPKARQAKSKARYQRYEELLKQASEKQTQTAQIIIPVAERLGANVVDFEGLSKGYGDRELIDDLTFKLPPGGIVGVIGANGAGKTTLFRMITGQEKPDKGTITVGETVHLGYVDQSRDALDGKKTVWEEISGNNELILLGKKEVNSRGYCSSFNFKGADQQKKVGALSGGERNRVHLAKMLKSGANVLLLDEPTNDLDVDTLRALEEALEDFAGCAVIISHDRWFLDRIATHILAFEGDSHVEWFEGNFQDYEKDKMRRLGQDSIIPHRVKYKKLTR from the coding sequence ATGGCTCGCCAGTTCGTCTATTTCATGCAGGGTCTGACCAAGAGCTACCCGACCCGCAAGGTGCTCGATAACATCCATCTAAGCTTCTACCCGGACGCCAAGATCGGCGTGCTCGGCGTCAACGGCTCGGGCAAATCGACCCTGCTCAAGATCATGGCCGGCCTCGACAAGGAATATACCGGCGAGGCCTGGGTCGCCGAGGGCGCCCGCGTCGGCTACCTCGAGCAGGAACCGCACCTCGACCCCGCGCTCAACGTCCGCGAAAATGTCATGCAGGGCGTCGCCAAGCAGAAGGCGATCCTCGATCGCTACAACGAACTGGCGATGAACTATTCGGACGAAACCGCCGACGAGATGACCAAATTGCAGGACGAGATCGAGGCTCAGGGCCTCTGGGATCTCGACAGCAAGGTCGATCAGGCGATGGACGCGCTGCGCTGCCCGCCCGACGACGCCGACGTCACCAAGCTTTCGGGCGGTGAACGCCGCCGCGTCGCGCTGTGCCGTCTTCTGCTGGACCAGCCGGAACTCTTGCTGCTGGACGAACCGACCAACCATCTCGACGCCGAGTCGGTGTCGTGGCTCGAAGGCCATTTGCGCAACTATCCCGGCGCGATCCTGATCGTGACCCACGACCGCTACTTCCTCGACAACGTCACCGGCTGGATCCTCGAGCTCGACCGCGGCCGCGGCATTCCCTACGAGGGCAATTACTCGTCCTGGCTGGTGCAGAAGCAGAAGCGTCTCGAGCAGGAAGGCCGCGAGGAGGCCGCCCATCAGAAGACGCTGGCCCGCGAGCAGGAGTGGATCGCATCCTCCCCGAAGGCGCGTCAGGCCAAGTCCAAGGCCCGCTACCAGCGCTATGAAGAGCTGTTGAAGCAGGCGAGCGAGAAGCAGACCCAGACCGCGCAGATCATCATCCCGGTCGCGGAGCGGCTCGGCGCCAACGTCGTCGACTTCGAGGGACTGAGCAAAGGCTATGGCGATCGCGAGCTGATCGACGATCTCACCTTCAAGCTGCCGCCGGGCGGCATCGTCGGCGTGATCGGCGCCAACGGCGCCGGCAAGACCACGCTGTTCCGCATGATCACGGGTCAGGAAAAGCCTGATAAGGGCACCATCACGGTCGGCGAGACCGTGCATCTCGGTTACGTCGACCAGTCGCGCGACGCGCTCGACGGCAAGAAGACGGTGTGGGAGGAGATCTCAGGCAATAACGAACTGATCCTGCTCGGCAAGAAGGAAGTCAATTCGCGCGGCTATTGCTCGTCGTTCAATTTCAAGGGCGCCGACCAGCAGAAGAAGGTCGGCGCGCTGTCAGGCGGTGAGCGCAACCGCGTGCATCTGGCCAAGATGCTGAAATCCGGCGCCAACGTGCTGCTGCTCGACGAACCGACCAACGATCTCGACGTCGACACGCTGCGCGCGCTGGAGGAGGCGCTGGAGGACTTTGCCGGCTGCGCCGTCATCATCAGCCACGATCGCTGGTTCCTCGACCGCATCGCCACCCACATCCTGGCCTTCGAAGGCGACAGCCATGTCGAATGGTTCGAAGGCAACTTCCAGGATTACGAAAAGGACAAGATGCGCCGGCTCGGCCAGGACAGCATCATCCCGCATCGCGTGAAGTACAAGAAGCTGACGCGGTGA
- a CDS encoding TIGR00645 family protein — protein MSLTPETPLPPVSQRKGLRPIPLLIFSSRWLQLPLYIGLIVAQGVYVVLFLKELWHLFAHAFDFSEQQIMLAVLGLIDVVMISNLLVMVIVGGYETFVSRLNLEGHPDQPEWLSHVNASVLKIKLAMAIIGISSIHLLRTFIEAGGLASGKSAYTETGVMWQTIIHTVFILSAIGIAYVDKLSNVSTENAKQAISH, from the coding sequence ATGTCCCTTACCCCCGAAACACCCTTGCCGCCCGTGTCTCAGCGGAAGGGATTGCGTCCGATCCCGCTGCTGATCTTCAGCTCACGCTGGCTGCAATTGCCGCTTTATATCGGGCTGATCGTCGCGCAGGGCGTCTACGTGGTGCTGTTTCTGAAGGAGTTGTGGCACCTGTTCGCCCACGCCTTCGATTTCAGCGAGCAGCAGATCATGCTGGCGGTGCTGGGCCTGATCGACGTGGTGATGATCTCCAACCTGCTGGTGATGGTGATCGTCGGCGGCTACGAAACGTTCGTCTCCCGTCTCAATCTGGAAGGGCATCCCGATCAGCCGGAGTGGCTCAGCCACGTCAATGCCAGCGTGCTCAAGATCAAGCTCGCGATGGCGATCATCGGCATCTCGTCGATCCATCTGTTGCGCACCTTCATCGAGGCCGGAGGATTGGCCTCGGGAAAGAGCGCCTACACTGAAACCGGCGTGATGTGGCAGACCATCATCCACACGGTTTTCATTCTGTCGGCGATTGGCATTGCCTATGTCGACAAGTTGTCGAACGTTTCCACCGAAAACGCCAAGCAGGCCATCTCGCATTGA
- a CDS encoding lytic murein transglycosylase, with translation MAAILIATAVTFGTASPAFSADAAFIQFIASLWPEAQAAGVSRATFDRETQGLEPDYKLPDLLLPGRPATGAPAQAEFVQVPADYVKESSIARLAGEGQRLMQKHRAALGEIEKRFGIPGTIVLAIWGRETDFGRHRLPYDTLRVVATQAYVGRRKDQYRTEFIQALKLLGEGVVARKDFRSSWAGATGLTQFLPSEYYKHGIDLDGDGRVDIWHSVPDALASAAQQLVNKGWQAGVRWAYEVKAPANVDCTMGVPEVTKPIAEWLRAGFVPARGQRLSAAEQAQPASLLQVEGIYGPAFLTTKNYFVIKEYNFSDLYVLFVGHLADRMTSPQPFATPWSASTQLRSADVEAMQRHLTRIGLYKDKLDGKAGMLTRAALGAYQKSAGLKVDCWPSEAVLRSMSGGR, from the coding sequence ATCGCCGCAATTTTGATAGCGACTGCGGTGACGTTCGGAACGGCGTCTCCGGCGTTCTCCGCCGACGCCGCCTTCATCCAGTTCATCGCCTCGCTGTGGCCGGAGGCGCAGGCGGCCGGCGTGTCGCGCGCGACGTTCGATCGCGAGACGCAGGGACTGGAGCCTGACTACAAACTACCCGATCTCTTGCTGCCCGGCCGGCCCGCCACCGGCGCGCCGGCGCAGGCCGAGTTCGTGCAGGTGCCGGCCGACTATGTGAAGGAATCCTCGATCGCGCGGCTGGCGGGCGAAGGACAGAGGCTGATGCAGAAGCATCGCGCGGCGCTCGGCGAGATCGAGAAACGCTTCGGCATACCCGGCACGATCGTGCTCGCAATCTGGGGCCGCGAGACCGATTTCGGTCGCCACCGCTTGCCTTACGATACGCTGCGCGTGGTCGCGACGCAGGCCTATGTCGGCCGGCGCAAGGATCAGTATCGCACCGAGTTCATTCAGGCGCTCAAACTTCTCGGCGAGGGTGTGGTGGCGCGCAAGGATTTCCGCTCGTCCTGGGCCGGCGCGACCGGCCTCACCCAGTTCCTGCCATCGGAATATTACAAGCACGGCATCGATCTCGATGGCGACGGCCGCGTCGACATCTGGCACTCGGTGCCGGATGCGCTGGCCTCTGCCGCACAGCAGCTCGTCAACAAGGGCTGGCAGGCGGGCGTGCGCTGGGCCTATGAAGTGAAGGCGCCCGCCAATGTCGACTGCACCATGGGCGTGCCCGAGGTGACCAAGCCGATCGCCGAATGGCTGCGCGCCGGCTTCGTGCCCGCACGCGGGCAGCGATTGAGCGCGGCCGAGCAGGCGCAGCCGGCGTCGCTGTTGCAGGTCGAGGGCATCTACGGCCCGGCGTTCCTGACGACCAAGAACTACTTCGTCATCAAGGAATACAATTTCTCCGATCTCTATGTGCTGTTCGTCGGCCATCTCGCCGACCGCATGACAAGTCCGCAGCCCTTCGCTACGCCGTGGTCGGCGTCGACGCAGTTGCGTTCGGCCGATGTCGAAGCCATGCAGCGTCATCTGACGCGCATCGGTCTCTACAAGGACAAGCTCGACGGCAAGGCCGGCATGCTCACGCGCGCGGCGCTGGGGGCGTACCAGAAGTCCGCCGGCCTCAAGGTCGATTGCTGGCCGAGCGAAGCGGTGCTGCGCTCGATGAGTGGGGGACGCTGA
- a CDS encoding (2Fe-2S)-binding protein, with the protein MIVCSCNVLSDHDVRNAVSAASDLPRNPKQIYGCLGCSAECGRCARTIKTIIDEALGACAKECCSGCPHSRHAANDEPAQESAPAFALAAC; encoded by the coding sequence ATGATTGTCTGTTCCTGCAACGTCCTGAGCGACCACGATGTCCGGAATGCCGTGAGTGCAGCTTCGGACCTGCCGCGAAATCCCAAGCAGATTTACGGGTGCCTCGGCTGCAGCGCCGAGTGCGGCCGCTGTGCGCGCACGATCAAGACCATCATCGACGAAGCGCTTGGTGCCTGCGCCAAGGAATGCTGCTCCGGCTGCCCACATAGCCGCCACGCCGCCAACGACGAGCCGGCGCAGGAATCCGCCCCGGCGTTCGCCCTCGCGGCCTGCTGA
- the bfr gene encoding bacterioferritin translates to MQGDPKVIDYLNKGLRSELTAINQYWLHYRLLNNWGLLDMAKVWRKESIEEMEHADKFTDRILFLDGFPNMQVLDPLRIGQNVKEIIECDLASEIAARTLYQEAATYCHSVKDYVSRDLFESLMKDEEHHIDFLETQLDLIQRIGLELYTQKHVGGLESGD, encoded by the coding sequence ATGCAGGGCGATCCCAAAGTCATCGACTATCTCAACAAGGGCCTGCGCAGCGAACTCACCGCGATTAACCAATACTGGCTGCACTACCGGCTCCTGAACAATTGGGGCCTGCTCGACATGGCCAAGGTCTGGCGTAAGGAATCCATCGAGGAGATGGAGCACGCCGACAAGTTCACCGACCGGATCCTGTTCCTCGACGGCTTCCCCAATATGCAGGTGCTCGATCCCCTGCGTATCGGCCAGAACGTCAAGGAAATCATCGAATGCGATCTCGCTTCCGAGATCGCCGCGCGCACGCTCTACCAGGAGGCTGCAACCTACTGCCACAGCGTCAAGGACTACGTCTCGCGCGACCTGTTCGAGAGCCTGATGAAGGACGAGGAACACCACATCGATTTCCTCGAGACCCAGCTCGATCTGATCCAGCGCATCGGCCTCGAACTCTACACCCAGAAGCACGTGGGTGGATTGGAGAGCGGGGACTGA
- a CDS encoding MSMEG_1061 family FMN-dependent PPOX-type flavoprotein: MSDLAPSDLATIYPAPSPRVIAKARPEIDAHAKKFIGMSPFCVLATSGSDGSVDASPRGGNPGFIHVAGPNELLMPDRSGNNRIDSFRNIVEGSGFVQLIFFVPGIDETLRVGGKGKVSVDPELMASMIEFGKPPRAVLRIEVRESYFHCGKALMRSKLWGATQVERSVMPSIGEVIHDQTGLGARESQAEIYERYKEQL; the protein is encoded by the coding sequence TTGTCCGATCTTGCCCCTTCTGACCTCGCCACGATCTATCCCGCTCCCTCGCCCCGCGTGATCGCCAAGGCGCGGCCGGAGATCGACGCGCATGCGAAGAAGTTCATCGGCATGTCGCCATTCTGCGTGCTGGCGACCTCCGGCTCGGACGGCAGCGTCGATGCCTCGCCGCGCGGCGGCAATCCCGGCTTCATCCACGTCGCGGGGCCGAACGAGCTTCTGATGCCGGACCGTTCGGGCAACAACCGCATCGACAGTTTCCGCAACATCGTCGAGGGCTCGGGCTTCGTGCAGCTGATCTTCTTCGTGCCAGGGATCGACGAGACGCTGCGTGTCGGCGGCAAGGGCAAGGTCTCGGTGGACCCGGAGCTGATGGCGTCGATGATCGAATTCGGCAAGCCACCGCGCGCGGTGCTGCGCATCGAAGTCAGGGAATCATACTTCCATTGCGGCAAGGCGCTGATGCGCTCGAAATTGTGGGGGGCGACGCAGGTCGAGCGCTCGGTGATGCCGAGCATCGGCGAAGTCATCCACGACCAGACGGGCCTCGGCGCGCGCGAGAGCCAGGCGGAAATCTACGAGCGCTACAAGGAGCAGTTGTAG